A stretch of DNA from Tachyglossus aculeatus isolate mTacAcu1 chromosome 5, mTacAcu1.pri, whole genome shotgun sequence:
ctgtgttctaatcctggctccatcacatgtccactgtgtggctttaggaaagtcccttcacttctctgggcctcagttaccacatctgtaagatggggataataaaaataataatgataataataatggcatttattaagcgcttactatgtgcaaagcaccactggggaggttacaaggtgatcaggttgtcaaacagggggctcacagtcttcatccccattttacagatgaggtaactgaggcccagagaagtgaagtgccttgcccacagtcacacagctgacaattggcagagccgggatttgaacccatgacctctgactccaaagcccatgctctttctactgagccggttgggtagggaccgtctctgtctgttgccaacttgtacttaagagtgtgagccccatatgggacaggaactgtgtctgatctgattaacttatatctaccgcagcacttagaacagtgctcggcacatagtaatcacttaacagctaccataattattatcattatgattattattactctcaggcTTTGCCGGCATTCGGACCGGGACCCAGGGCCCCAAAGGCGATCAGGGGGAGAACGGTCTCCCAGGGAAGCCGGGAAATCACGGCTACAGAGGACCCGACGGCCCGCCTGGACCCCCAGGGATCCCTGGACGGAAGGGGACCAAGGGCGAACAGGGGACAGTCCAACAGCAGTCCTGGCCGGCCTTCTCTGCCGCCCGGATGAAGCCCCTGTTGTCCAGTGGGAACGTGGTGATTTTCAACAGGCTCATCACCAACGAGGAGAGCCGTTACAACGCCCAGACAGGGAAGTTCACCTGCAACGTCCCTGGCTTCTACTACTTCACATTCCAGGTGGTATCCAATGGGGACCTCTGCCTCTTCATCATGTCCCTCAAGAATGGCAGGACCAAGCGCACCCTGGGCTTCTGCGACAGTAACGCGAGGAGGATACACCAGGTCAACTCGGGGAGTCTGGTGCTGGAACTGGGGCTGAACGACCAGGTCTGGCTGGAGACGGACCCCGACAAGGCCAAGATCTACACTGGGGATGAGGCTGACAGCGTCTTCAGCGGCTTTCTGCTCTTCCCTTCCAATTGAGAGGGGGGTGGTGTCGGGGTCGCGGGGCCCTGGGGATGGCGGGGGGCACGGAGTTCTGATTCATAAGCCTAGTGGGGCCAGGTGCATAGAAATGGGCTGGGAAGGCTGACCGGAGAACCAGTTCAGGGCTGGCGAGGCAgatgttcatatctgtctcctctaCCCAGAACCCCTTAGGATTGAAGGGAAATGGACCCAGATCTTAATTTCCTCTTCCTGTCAGTCCTCTGCAACCCCTTCCTCCCTGCAAGAGAGGCCCAGAAACTCAGCCCCAAAGCCAAGGTACATCCCACCAACTCACCCAAAGAGCTGGCATCTCGGCTGCCCGCTGCCCAGCCCTCCCGATCCCAAGAAAACCCCATGAGGACCCCAATTCCTGCCTTGGTGGGAGGGAATGAAGTGAGCCCACTTGCAGCTGGGTTCAGGGATTGGTGCttcacacagaataagtgctcaataaataccattgattgattgattgatggagggtgGGGTGCGCAACCATTCGCCCTTCAGTACCCTAGCTAGTTGCCCTGGCTGCCTATTGGGCCGGGCTAGCTTTGCCCCTTACCACTCCGGTCCAGTAGTCTGGCTCTTCCATGAACTCCATTTGGCTAGAAAAGATGAACTAAATTGTCTCTAACTCCAAATAAAATTGTtcagttttctcctttccctctgctgcttctgctgctgctgctgctgagctcATCACCAACCCCCATCCGCTGCCATTTCAAGGCCCTCTCACCTGGTTCCCCTCACACCCAAACGGACGGACTGTCGGTGGAGCCAAAACTCTCCCATCCAAGGCCAAGCTActggagaatccccgaacccctGACACTAgggttcctccttcttccttcctttcttgccTCCCCCACCAAACTGGACTTTCTCTTTTGGAGTCCGGGCAGGGgcgaagggagaggggtgggggttgAATCCAGAGTCATTCTGCCTGTCCTCCACTTCCAGCTTGGATTTCTATTTGTTCAGCCCAGTCCTGGGAAACCACAagtatcctcccctccccacaaagaccttgtcctccctgccttctctctcctccacatCCTCTGTCCTTTCCCCAGCTTCCCAAGCTCCACATCCTCTATGCCCTCCTTATCCTCTCCATCTTCTCTGCCCTCacagggagcaggagaaatggtGGGTAGCCCTCATTACCCCATCCCCCCTTTTCCCATCTGGGCTCTGCAGGCCCCTTCCCAACCCTCGGCCCCCTCCCATCTCTGGATCAGATTTTGTCACTGCTGGACCACGATGTCTTCAATGGTCACTACTTCTGCCAGCTGGATCCTACTGAGCCCTGCTACGCTTTCTGCTCTGCCAATGGAGCCACCCCCTGCTGCCAGGTTGTggaaaggggggtgggagggtcttcCTTCTCCATTTTGCCTCCTATCATCTCGAAGCAAACCCCAGGACATACATAATGCCGTCAATAAATAAAGTACCAACAGGTGTTCTGCTCTTCCATCCCATCACCTGTTTCTCTTGCCTGCTCTGGGGAGGATGGGTGAGGGGCTGAGTGACTGGGATGAGCACTAGGAGGGAAGGACTGAGGTCAGGGCTGAAGTGTGCAGGGTCGGATCTAGGTTGGGGCTGTGAGCAAGATTCTGGGGTggtgtggtgagaagcagcgtggcctagtgtaaagaccataagcctgggagccagaggtcctgagtgctaatctcaactctgccacttatctgctgtgtgaccttgtatgagtcacttactttctctgtgcctcagtttcctcatctaaaactcTACATAtcccctaccagaatgattgcagatagaggtggagtgttctgggagagatgtgtccaatgtgtcgctatgggtcagagacgactcaacggcataagacaagacaaaagggggattaaggctgtgggctctatgtgggacagggactgtgtccaatctgattatcttgaatctaccccaaagcttagtatagttcctggcacatagtaagggcttaacaaataccacaataatcaacACCATTGGAAATATTTATTAGGCTTTGCTTTGAACTACACCCTGCTAGGTGATGGTGGAAATTATAAGAGCAGTGTAAAACTgctctgccctcaagaggctttcGGTCCAAGTAAGGGGAGGCAGTGAGAAATATCCACATGGActtacaataatagtagtagtagtagtggcagcagcagcagcagcagcagaaatatttattgagagtccaatgtgcactcagtaagtactgagtgcttaacgaaGTACAACAGAGAcacaagacacgttccctggcgaCCATGAGCTTATGCACTAACAGGTGGAATggtcataaaaatatttacaaatagagtacagTATCAGAATTAATAACTGACTGAAAAAAATGATTGTACGTGTATGTGCGAAACAAGAGGAGgacaatgaataaataagaactAGAGATGACTGTTGGGTTGATGTGATTCGCGATGCGGGGGCAATCaggaaaggcttgttggagaaggtgtGGGTCTGCTATAGTCTGTCAGATCTGTGGGAGTGGGGTCGGGGTGTAGGTGGAGgctgggctgggagcagggggaaggggcagggctcaaccagggatggggaaggggcagtGTCAGCAAAGTGGGAACTGGactgagaggaggagcagggggcagggACAGAGTTGAGTCGGGGCAAGGTTGTGGGTGTTGGGTTGGACTGGGGGTAGGGCAGGGAGTAGGGGTAGGAGCTGAGCTGGGCTAGAAGCAGGGGGTAAGGAAAGGGCAGGactaggggtggggaaggggctgggatgcAGGGGGCAGAGGTTGGGCTGGATCTGGTTTGTCCGATAGCCTAGTTAGATCCACGAGTGGAAAAGGGGATGTGAGAGTTAGCCAGGGCGGGAGGACACAGCCTCATAGGGAGGGGCCACCTTCTCCCAGCAGTcatcttcctcttgcctggacgAGGGAAGGAGAAGCTGTGACCAAGTCAAAGCTCCCCGAACGGCGGCCTCCAGCTACAgcccctccagctcccaggtAAGAGTTGGGATGTGGCATGTGAAGGCTCTGGGTGGGATTGGGAGCCCTAGGCTACACCTGGGAGGGAGCCTCCGGTCCTcaccaactccctcctcccccaccttgcccttcttctcccctggatggcctagtagatagagcacagacctgggagtcgggaggatttGGGTCTAATCCACTTGCCTCTtgcgtgtgtgaccttgagcaagtcacttcacttctttttgccttgggtgccccatctgtaaaatggggattaaaagtgtgagccccatgtgggacagagactgtgtccaatctgacttgcttgtaacccccccagcatttagtacaatggctggcacatagtaagcgcttaacaaataccataattactattattatcgccTTCCTCCCCCATCATGTCTCCATCCCTGTATTGACTTCAACCCCtctcagctcccctcctccatcctcctaccTTCCTATATGTTGTTTTCATTCTCCACTTTCCTTCTATCTTCCTCCATCCAATCTCCActtccctgttcccccctctctcccaccctctccattccctccaccATCCCACATCCATCTGTCCTCCTGTTCTTCAGTGTCCTGGTTCTTCACGGGATCAGTTGGGCAGGCGGGTGGTAAGCTGTGGCTGCTGGGGGCACTGCTCAGTCTGCTCCCTGAGCAAAAGGATCCCCGAACCACCTGACGGGGCCCAAAGCTCATGGCTGCAGGAAGTGGAGAGGAGGTCCGGCCCTGCTCATGGCTCCCCTAAGCCAactgagggaataataattattattattattgtatttgtaagtgcttactatgtgccaagcactgttctaagtgctggataattatggtatttgttaactgcttactatgtgccatgcagagttcttagcactggggtagatacaaagtaatagggttgtttcatgtgggactca
This window harbors:
- the C1QA gene encoding complement C1q subcomponent subunit A produces the protein MGSQAWLAVALVALLLESALPQEVCRAPDGQSGIVGAPGLNGRPGQKGDQGEPGFAGIRTGTQGPKGDQGENGLPGKPGNHGYRGPDGPPGPPGIPGRKGTKGEQGTVQQQSWPAFSAARMKPLLSSGNVVIFNRLITNEESRYNAQTGKFTCNVPGFYYFTFQVVSNGDLCLFIMSLKNGRTKRTLGFCDSNARRIHQVNSGSLVLELGLNDQVWLETDPDKAKIYTGDEADSVFSGFLLFPSN